The Bacteroidota bacterium genome contains a region encoding:
- a CDS encoding DUF4421 family protein, producing MNKNLHAKVSYLNSIKRIPYKKIIALFFIFHFALSAQAGEIDAAYIARFKTKLNFKLLLNQNDFRYSTAPISSVVYTKSDLKNAQLNYGSYIPFSAGFAFNFMFGGFGYDFRFTKKYFNPSNKEVTDFKDFKLNILGRKVSFEGFYDSYKHNYYSRNTHFFQAIPNYDRDLNSRHWGLSMRIVTNDTRFSYKAAFAQTEFQKKSAATFIIWYGFDQNKLSRSGGLLLDTAVTKYYDKLRFLSELRQNLWFVMPGFASNLVYQKFYFASSFYVGTGAQFNRQYADTIISKKVNLPFLSRARASLGFNGKTVYTGLYANVEYARSSFQSLKTSYFNYKVGIFLGVRIIKQTKSREEKMEEKRRLKEDKNRRA from the coding sequence ATGAATAAAAATTTGCATGCGAAGGTAAGCTATCTAAACAGCATAAAAAGGATACCCTACAAAAAAATAATTGCCCTGTTCTTCATTTTTCATTTTGCCCTTTCCGCGCAGGCTGGAGAAATTGATGCGGCGTATATCGCTCGGTTTAAGACAAAGCTTAACTTCAAATTGCTGCTCAATCAAAATGATTTCAGGTATTCAACGGCTCCAATTAGTTCAGTAGTTTATACAAAATCGGATTTGAAGAATGCACAGCTCAATTATGGAAGTTACATTCCCTTTTCAGCTGGCTTTGCATTTAATTTTATGTTTGGTGGTTTTGGCTATGATTTCAGGTTCACTAAAAAATACTTCAATCCTTCTAATAAGGAAGTTACCGACTTTAAGGATTTTAAATTAAACATCCTTGGTCGCAAAGTAAGCTTTGAAGGCTTTTACGATAGCTATAAACATAATTATTATTCCCGAAATACACATTTCTTTCAAGCCATTCCGAATTACGATAGGGATTTAAATTCAAGACATTGGGGACTTAGTATGCGCATTGTTACCAATGATACGCGTTTTAGTTATAAAGCTGCTTTTGCACAAACAGAGTTTCAAAAAAAATCGGCTGCTACGTTTATTATTTGGTATGGATTTGATCAAAATAAATTGAGCCGAAGTGGTGGATTGCTGCTGGATACTGCAGTTACAAAATATTACGATAAACTGCGTTTCTTAAGCGAATTGCGACAAAATTTGTGGTTTGTGATGCCCGGTTTTGCTTCTAATTTGGTGTATCAAAAATTTTATTTCGCCAGCTCTTTTTATGTCGGAACCGGCGCGCAATTCAACAGGCAGTATGCAGATACCATTATATCTAAAAAAGTAAACCTGCCCTTTCTTTCTCGAGCACGCGCCAGCCTTGGATTTAATGGAAAAACGGTTTACACCGGATTATACGCAAATGTGGAGTATGCTCGGAGTTCCTTTCAATCCTTAAAAACATCCTATTTTAATTATAAGGTAGGCATCTTTTTAGGAGTGCGCATCATAAAGCAAACAAAATCGAGAGAAGAAAAGATGGAAGAGAAAAGACGCTTGAAGGAGGATAAGAATAGACGCGCTTAG
- a CDS encoding lipid A biosynthesis acyltransferase yields MIVFSYFLYYFILIPLSLLPFPVLYGISNGAFYLLYYVFPYRKKIVLENLRKSFPEKSEVEINRIAKKFYRHFCDLAVESIKVFTISKASLMSRLTVTGPDLMKKYYDEKRSLILVTGHYANWEWAAVSIGLYGPHKPLGIYQRISNKFFDDKMQQTRNRFGTILMSTKEVSEFFERYKNELTMTGFIADQSPGKVQNAHWMQFLNQDTPVSFGSEKYARQYNMVVLYGKITKVKRGHYQVEYELVTDEPNALAPNEITERHTRINEKLIKAAPEYWLWTHRRWKHKRIVD; encoded by the coding sequence ATGATAGTATTCAGTTATTTTTTGTACTATTTTATTTTAATACCGCTCTCTCTCCTACCCTTTCCGGTGCTTTATGGGATTTCGAATGGGGCATTTTACCTACTTTATTATGTATTTCCTTACCGAAAAAAAATCGTTTTAGAGAATTTACGGAAATCTTTTCCTGAAAAATCAGAAGTAGAAATAAATCGTATCGCTAAAAAATTCTATCGCCACTTTTGTGATTTAGCGGTTGAAAGTATAAAAGTATTTACGATTTCGAAAGCATCCCTAATGAGCCGACTAACTGTTACCGGTCCCGATTTAATGAAAAAGTACTACGATGAAAAGCGCAGTCTGATTTTAGTTACCGGCCATTATGCCAATTGGGAATGGGCAGCTGTTTCGATCGGATTGTATGGTCCGCACAAACCACTTGGTATCTACCAGCGCATTTCAAACAAATTTTTTGACGATAAAATGCAACAAACGCGCAATCGATTTGGCACCATTTTAATGTCGACCAAAGAAGTTTCCGAATTTTTTGAACGCTATAAAAATGAATTAACAATGACCGGATTTATAGCGGATCAAAGCCCGGGAAAAGTTCAAAATGCGCATTGGATGCAGTTTTTAAATCAAGATACTCCTGTTTCCTTTGGCTCTGAAAAGTATGCACGACAATACAATATGGTAGTGCTTTATGGAAAAATCACAAAAGTAAAACGTGGTCATTATCAAGTAGAATATGAATTGGTAACAGATGAACCGAATGCATTGGCTCCTAATGAAATTACTGAAAGACATACACGCATCAACGAAAAATTAATTAAGGCCGCACCGGAGTATTGGTTGTGGACGCATCGGCGTTGGAAGCATAAGAGGATTGTGGATTGA
- a CDS encoding replication-associated recombination protein A translates to MSTPLAERLRPNNFDSYIGQKHLIGEGAVLRKAIESEVLPSLILWGPPGVGKTTLANIISQKLKRPFYALSAINSGVKDIREVIDKAKSQAFFGTNNPILFIDEIHRFSKSQQDSLLGAVEKGIVTLIGATTENPSFEVISPLLSRCQIYVLKNLEKADLILLLNQAMEQDEVLKKKKIKIEEYEALLRLSGGDARKLLNTFELVVNSISGSSITINNELVMQSVQQNLALYDKNGEQHYDIISAFIKSMRGSDPNAAVYWLARMLEGGEDPLFIARRMLILASEDIGNANPTALVIANNCFQAVNVIGMPESRIILSQAATYLACSAKSNAAYMAIGEAQQLVKSSGDLPVPLHLRNAPTKLMKDLGYGKEYDYAHSHEQNFINQEYLPDALSGTKLFTPGNNARENEMRERLKRLWQDKYKY, encoded by the coding sequence ATGTCAACACCACTAGCGGAGCGGCTTCGTCCTAATAATTTTGATAGTTACATTGGTCAAAAACATTTGATTGGTGAGGGAGCTGTTTTGCGAAAAGCGATTGAGAGTGAAGTGCTTCCCTCTTTGATTTTATGGGGCCCTCCGGGTGTTGGTAAGACCACCTTGGCGAATATTATTTCTCAAAAATTAAAGCGACCTTTTTATGCACTTAGTGCAATAAATTCGGGTGTGAAAGATATACGGGAAGTAATTGACAAAGCGAAGAGTCAGGCATTTTTTGGCACCAATAACCCCATTTTATTTATTGATGAAATTCATCGTTTTAGCAAATCGCAACAAGATTCTTTGCTGGGTGCTGTTGAAAAGGGAATTGTAACGCTCATTGGAGCCACTACTGAAAATCCATCCTTTGAAGTAATCTCTCCGCTCCTTTCGCGCTGTCAGATTTATGTCTTAAAAAATTTAGAGAAAGCCGATTTGATTTTGCTCCTTAATCAGGCAATGGAACAAGATGAAGTGCTAAAGAAGAAAAAAATCAAAATTGAAGAATACGAAGCCTTGCTGCGCCTTTCGGGAGGTGATGCTCGAAAATTGTTGAATACCTTTGAGTTAGTTGTAAATTCCATTTCAGGAAGTAGCATCACAATTAACAATGAACTTGTAATGCAGAGTGTGCAACAAAACTTGGCTTTGTATGATAAGAATGGGGAACAACATTACGACATTATTTCAGCATTTATTAAATCGATGCGCGGAAGCGACCCAAATGCGGCTGTGTATTGGTTGGCGCGTATGCTTGAAGGCGGCGAGGATCCGCTGTTTATTGCACGCCGCATGTTAATTTTAGCAAGCGAAGACATTGGCAATGCAAATCCTACTGCCTTGGTAATAGCAAACAATTGTTTTCAGGCGGTGAATGTAATTGGCATGCCTGAAAGTCGAATTATTTTATCGCAAGCAGCGACCTATTTAGCCTGCTCAGCCAAGAGTAATGCAGCCTACATGGCAATTGGTGAGGCGCAGCAATTGGTAAAATCGAGTGGTGATTTGCCGGTACCCCTGCATTTACGAAATGCTCCTACCAAACTTATGAAGGATTTGGGTTATGGAAAGGAATATGATTATGCACATAGTCACGAACAGAATTTTATAAATCAAGAATACTTGCCGGATGCCCTAAGCGGAACCAAACTTTTTACTCCCGGTAACAATGCCCGCGAAAACGAAATGAGGGAGCGGTTAAAGAGGCTGTGGCAGGATAAATACAAGTATTGA
- a CDS encoding acyloxyacyl hydrolase: MKFQFLEKTIRIATFGVFLFYIYNVNASDSLALKKSELHYELAENLGKAVVNHPAFPKVGISQLTEFSLLRQCNGAESWHQYYHFPETGVSFLFGTLGNKKVLGNVFASFAFINFENKTEKKLVVQRKIGFGFAYFNQPYNIQNNTENIVIGSHVTAVASFVLGLKYRLTERFSLSAGASYFHFSNAHYQLPNLGLNSVNFRAAISYYPYLRQNKYTAQASPERNKKFHLNVKVGLGINERGGTLGPSNGPKYPIYLASIFFTKRYSYKGIFQVGVEANYNTGAHDFIVSNEVFASQEKLKSSTSIFFLGHEFMWKHLSFVLQGGVFIYNPLYREIINSQRTISSKEHLKSWFTSKFGFQYYLFDTYKRYKNQVYIGSYVKANLGQADYWETSIGYTF, translated from the coding sequence ATGAAATTTCAATTTTTGGAAAAAACAATACGAATAGCCACATTTGGTGTGTTTTTATTCTACATATATAATGTAAATGCATCTGATTCCTTAGCGTTAAAAAAAAGCGAACTGCATTACGAACTCGCCGAAAACCTTGGCAAAGCCGTGGTAAACCATCCCGCTTTCCCCAAAGTAGGCATTTCACAACTCACTGAATTTTCGCTACTGCGCCAATGCAACGGTGCCGAAAGCTGGCATCAATATTATCATTTTCCCGAAACAGGTGTGAGTTTTTTGTTTGGGACACTCGGAAATAAAAAAGTATTGGGAAATGTATTCGCATCTTTCGCATTCATCAATTTCGAAAATAAAACCGAAAAAAAACTGGTCGTTCAAAGAAAAATTGGATTTGGCTTTGCCTATTTTAACCAACCTTATAACATTCAAAACAATACTGAAAATATTGTCATTGGCTCACATGTTACTGCTGTGGCTTCCTTTGTTTTAGGGCTTAAATACCGATTAACAGAACGCTTCTCGCTTAGCGCAGGTGCTTCTTATTTTCATTTTAGCAATGCACATTATCAATTGCCAAATCTCGGTTTGAATTCAGTAAATTTTCGAGCAGCTATCAGTTATTATCCATACCTCCGGCAAAATAAATATACTGCACAAGCGTCTCCCGAAAGGAATAAAAAATTTCACCTCAATGTAAAAGTTGGATTAGGAATAAATGAACGCGGCGGAACCTTGGGACCAAGCAACGGACCTAAATACCCCATTTATCTCGCTTCCATTTTTTTTACAAAAAGATATTCCTACAAAGGGATTTTTCAAGTGGGAGTGGAAGCAAATTACAATACCGGTGCACATGATTTTATTGTATCTAACGAAGTATTTGCATCACAAGAGAAATTAAAAAGCAGCACTTCCATCTTTTTTTTAGGACATGAATTTATGTGGAAACACCTCAGCTTTGTGCTACAGGGAGGCGTATTTATATACAATCCGCTTTACCGCGAAATAATAAATAGTCAACGCACTATTTCCTCTAAAGAACATCTAAAATCCTGGTTTACCAGCAAGTTTGGCTTTCAGTATTATTTGTTTGATACTTACAAAAGGTATAAGAACCAGGTATATATTGGCTCCTATGTGAAAGCAAATTTAGGTCAAGCGGATTATTGGGAAACTAGCATTGGATATACGTTTTGA
- a CDS encoding 4a-hydroxytetrahydrobiopterin dehydratase, whose protein sequence is MWKENKNSLNKTFTFKDFSEAFAFMTRVALIAEKMNHHPNWKNVYNKVEINLNTHDAGDVVTDKDRKLAKAIDKLLV, encoded by the coding sequence ATGTGGAAAGAAAATAAAAACTCCCTAAATAAAACCTTTACTTTTAAGGATTTCAGCGAAGCTTTTGCTTTTATGACACGTGTAGCATTAATTGCTGAAAAAATGAACCATCACCCCAACTGGAAAAATGTGTACAATAAGGTGGAAATTAACTTGAATACGCACGATGCCGGAGATGTTGTTACCGATAAGGATAGAAAATTGGCGAAAGCTATTGATAAACTACTTGTCTAA